Proteins encoded in a region of the Tripterygium wilfordii isolate XIE 37 chromosome 21, ASM1340144v1, whole genome shotgun sequence genome:
- the LOC119988816 gene encoding protein DOG1-like 4, whose product MKAEVGEKFSEFLERWESQLDDYKQQLMRGSKEGTSEQELQVLVSTVTTHYKEYYTVKWAAAHEDVFAFFSPTWVSPLENAYSWLTGWKPSMAFRLLDSLSPTRSQLTEEQVRKIGELRVKVRLDEAKVEMDMERQQVSMGDRKVVNLARLMNRRDDPVSEADGLVEVALKRLMGGLERVMKSADCVRLKTLKGVLDILTPSQRVDFLAAIIAVQIQLGQLGKTRESHKL is encoded by the coding sequence atGAAAGCAGAAGTTGGGGAGAAATTCAGTGAGTTTTTGGAGAGATGGGAGAGTCAACTTGACGACTATAAACAACAACTAATGAGGGGGTCAAAAGAGGGCACTAGTGAGCAAGAATTGCAAGTTTTGGTCTCAACAGTGACTACCCATTACAAAGAATACTACACAGTCAAATGGGCTGCAGCCCATGAAGATGTGTTTGCATTCTTTTCTCCAACTTGGGTGAGCCCCTTAGAGAATGCTTATTCATGGCTCACTGGGTGGAAGCCCTCCATGGCTTTCAGACTCCTCGACTCACTGAGTCCGACTCGGTCCCAGTTGACGGAGGAGCAGGTGAGGAAGATTGGGGAGTTGAGGGTGAAGGTGAGGTTGGATGAGGCAAAAGTGGAGATGGACATGGAGAGGCAGCAGGTGTCAATGGGTGATAGGAAGGTGGTCAACTTGGCTCGGTTGATGAATCGGAGAGATGACCCAGTGAGTGAAGCGGATGGGCTTGTTGAGGTGGCTTTGAAGAGGTTGATGGGTGGGTTAGAGAGGGTGATGAAGTCTGCTGACTGTGTTAGGCTTAAGACACTGAAAGGGGTTTTGGATATTTTGACTCCTTCACAACGCGTCGACTTCTTGGCTGCCATTATCGCAGTTCAAATTCAGCTTGGTCAACTTGGCAAGACTAGAGAGTCCCACAAGCTGTAG
- the LOC119988813 gene encoding dol-P-Glc:Glc(2)Man(9)GlcNAc(2)-PP-Dol alpha-1,2-glucosyltransferase, with product MGALAVAAIICLWVIPISIIVNRIVPEPYMDEIFHIPQAQQYCRGNFKSWDPMITTPPGLYCLSIVHVVSLFPGMYFIQAVPSLLELCTSAVLRFTNGVLAVFCGILIYEIVTHLSPSLDKRKATVQAVVLALYPLHWFFTFLYYTDVASLTAVLAMYLACLRKKFHISALLGAVAVVIRQTNVVWVLFVVCTGVIDLGNERNKIKVDGPLLSNRETGHATMTSRITLGSNLKQRKSSGVVEIDNYSTSSQSAFLRTQSSGFLGEIQAIILKSWHIKWELLVSFSPFIIILVSFVAFVHWNGGVVLGAKEAHAVSPHLAQVMYYGLVSALAMAPLHFSLARAADLLCPFRKNKLLSFLQWLAVLTVGLVSVHFFSIAHPYLIADNRHYPFYLWRKVVNAHWLMKYLLVPLYVYSWFSIFNLLGKVRPKIWVLAYFLATAAVLIPAPLIEFRYYTIPFYFLVLHSPAVDSRSWLMMGILYMAVNVFTMMMFLFRPFQWDHEPGVQRFIW from the exons ATGGGCGCATTAGCCGTTGCAGCTATTATCTGCTTGTGGGTTATTCCCATATCTATCATTGTGAATCGCATTGTTCCTGAACCTTACATG GACGAGATATTTCACATACCACAGGCTCAACAGTATTGCAGGGGCAATTTCAAGAGTTGGGATCCCATGATCACTACTCCGCCTGGACT GTACTGTCTATCAATTGTCCATGTTGTTAGTTTATTTCCGGGCATGTATTTCATACAAGCAGTGCCATCCCTTTTGGAACTTTGCACCTCTGCAGTCCTTCGCTTCACTAATGGCGTCTTGGCAGTGTTTTGCGGCATTCTTATTTATGAGATAGTCACTCACTTGAGTCCAAGCCTTGATAAAAGAAAAGCAACAGTTCAGGCTGTGGTCCTAGCCTTGTATCCCCTCCACTGGTTCTTCACTTTTCTTTACTATACAGATGTTGCATCACTTACTGCGGTGCTTGCTATGTATCTTGCTTGTTTGAGGAAGAAATTTCACATTAGTGCATTG CTTGGAGCCGTGGCAGTGGTAATTCGACAAACGAATGTTGTATGGGTGCTTTTTGTTGTATGCACTGGAGTCATAGATCTTGGCAATGaaagaaataagattaaagtAGATGGCCCTCTTTTATCAAACAGAGAAACTGGCCATGCAACTATGACCAGTCGCATCACATTGGGCTCGAACTTAAAACAGAGGAAGTCTAGCGGTGTTGTGGAAATTGATAATTACTCTACAAGCAGTCAAAGTGCGTTTTTAAGGACCCAATCATCAG GTTTTCTTGGTGAAATTCAGGCAATCATTCTAAAATCGTGGCATATAAAGTGGGAGCTTTTGGTGTCCTTTAGCCCTTTCATTATCATATTGGTGTCATTCGTTGCTTTTGTCCATTGGAATGGTGGAGTAGTTCTTG GTGCAAAAGAAGCTCATGCAGTCTCTCCACATTTGGCACAGGTGATGTATTATGGTCTGGTTTCTGCACTTGCTATGGCTCCTCTGCATTTCTCATTGGCTCGAGCTGCAGATCTGCTTTGTCCATTCAGGAAGAACAAGCTGCTCAGTTTTCTCCAGTGGCTTGCAGTTCTCACTGTTGGCTTGGTTTCCGTGCACTTTTTCAG CATAGCTCACCCCTATCTTATCGCTGACAATCGACACTATCCCTTTTATCTCTGGAGAAAAGTTGTCAATGCTCATTGGTTGATGAAGTACCTTCTAGTCCCATTATATGTTTATTCATGGTTTTCGATCTTTAATTTACTGG GGAAAGTTCGCCCCAAAATCTGGGTGCTGGCATATTTCCTTGCTACAGCAGCAGTTCTCATTCCTGCTCCATTGATTGAGTTCAGATACTACACCATACCATTCTATTTTTTAGTGCTTCATTCCCCTGCCGTTGATAGCAGAAGTTGGCTTATGATGGGGATCCTCTATATGGCTGTAAATGTATTCACCATGATGATGTTCTTGTTTCGGCCTTTTCAGTGGGACCATGAACCTGGGGTCCAGAGGTTTATATGGTAG
- the LOC119988812 gene encoding uncharacterized protein LOC119988812 — MKNTIRCCISCILPCGALDVIRIVHANGRVEEISGTICASEIMKAHPKHVLKKPSSPSDDDRMVPKIVILPPDAQLQRGKIYFLMPAPEKATKSRSSRNKKRRDQENSNNNNVIPMSNAVVSDDQYLSEILSTEKLSPQKDRRRGRVGVWRPHLESICESPNGS; from the coding sequence ATGAAGAACACAATCCGGTGCTGCATCTCTTGCATTCTACCGTGCGGAGCACTGGACGTGATCCGCATAGTACACGCGAACGGCCGCGTGGAAGAGATCAGTGGCACAATCTGCGCGAGCGAGATCATGAAGGCACACCCAAAGCACGTGCTCAAGAAGCCATCTTCACCGTCCGACGATGATCGCATGGTCCCCAAAATCGTTATTCTACCTCCCGATGCTCAACTTCAACGTGGAAAGATCTATTTCTTGATGCCGGCCCCGGAAAAGGCCACCAAATCAAGATCGTCGAGGAATAAGAAGCGAAGAGATCAGgaaaatagtaataataataacgTAATTCCGATGTCGAACGCGGTTGTTTCCGACGATCAGTATTTGAGTGAAATACTGTCGACGGAGaagctctctccacagaaggATCGGAGGAGAGGGCGTGTCGGTGTATGGCGGCCTCATTTAGAGAGCATATGTGAGTCACCAAATGGATCGTAA
- the LOC119988815 gene encoding protein MALE DISCOVERER 2-like isoform X1, with protein MGGSWNPIVFQFHCFLFLILGLEIQGSRALNDEGLVLLEFRARVTSDPSNALANWDPNDGNPCSWLGVSCVDGKVQMLDLDGLSLEGTLTPELGKLSHLRSLVLCRNNFSGGIPKELGGLTKLELLDLRENNLSGLIPTEIGGMLSLKRLLLCDNKFEGSIPMEIRRLSLLSELQLDKNPTSAMETEVSCLNRKFGHCIWQSSLTQLNKADSLIMPIKGAVLRFLGALQLSNIGKDSLLAGQDGCYDELAGSSDSHNINKGENIVNFARRRLLEQSSNLAAAPAIGGSFTGQIIALPTRSSGAFPAVPNGNKKQSPPPSSLPSPVDPSLQGTTQSSKTPIDDQQSSRSVWSYFYIIPIVAVLIIISAALFFMCRKKGVRTIGPWKTGLSGQLQKAFITGVPKLNAPELETACEDFSNIIDTIDGCTVYKGTLSSGVEIAVASTAAMSSKDWSKTAEIAFRKKIDTLSRINHKNFVNLIGYCEENDPFNRMMVFEYAPNGTLFEHLHVKEMEHLDWSARIRAIMGTAYCLQYMHHDLNPPVAHSNLSSTSIYLTDDYASKIAEISFLPRVAPKTKNSDDDDLEHSVLPPLADPETNVYSFGILLLEIISGKLPYSEEQGPLEKWAAEYLNDKKSISYMIDPTLKSFKNNELDVICEVIQDCINPDPRQRPTMRDVIPKLREVIAISPDQAVPRLSPLWWAELEILSVEAT; from the exons ATGGGGGGTAGTTGGAACCCAATAGTATTCCAGTTCCATTGTTTCTTGTTCCTGATTCTCGGTCTCGAGATTCAAGGGTCTAGGGCGCTTAATGATGAAG GATTGGTATTATTGGAATTCCGGGCGAGAGTAACTTCAGATCCTTCTAATGCCCTTGCAAATTGGGATCCTAACGACGGCAATCCATGTTCATGGCTGGGTGTTTCTTGTGTTGACGGTAAAGTGCAAATGCT GGACTTAGATGGGCTTTCTTTGGAAGGGACCTTGACACCTGAGCTGGGCAAACTTAGCCATCTAAGATCTCT TGTGCTTTGCAGAAACAATTTCTCTGGTGGCATCCCTAAAGAGTTGGGAGGGCTTACAAAGCTGGAGCTATTGGACTTGAGGGAGAATAACCTGAGTGGATTGATTCCGACAGAAATAGGTGGAATGCTGTCACTAAAACGCTT GTTGCTTTGTGACAATAAATTTGAAGGTAGCATTCCGATGGAGATCCGAAGGCTCAGTTTGCTCTCTGAATTGCAGTTGGACAAGAACCCTACATCTGCTATGGAGACTGAAGTCAGCTGTTTAAATAGGAAGTTTGGACACTG CATCTGGCAGAGCAGTTTGACGCAACTGAATAAGGCGGATTCATTAATAATGCCCATAAAAGGAGCTGTTCTACGTTTTCTTGGTGCCTTGCAGCT GTCCAATATTGGGAAGGATTCCCTGCTTGCAGGTCAAGATGGTTGCTATGATGAGCTAGCTG GATCATCTGATTCACACAATATCAACAAAGGAGAGAACATTGTCAATTTTGCGCGTCGTAGACTACTTGAACAGTCCAGTAACCTTGCTGCTGCTCCTGCTATTGGTGGGTCTTTCACTGGGCAGATTATTGCCCTTCCAACTCGAAGCAGCGGAGCTTTCCCAGCTGTACCAAATGGGAATAAGAAACAGTCTCCTCCACCTTCATCGCTGCCTTCACCTGTTGATCCTTCTTTGCAAGGGACAACACAATCTTCCAAAACCCCCATTGACGATCAACAATCCAGTAGAAGTGTCTGGAGTTATTTCTATATCATTCCAATTGTGGCTGTATTGATCATTATTAGTGCAGCCTTGTTTTTCATGTGCCGTAAAAAAGGAGTGAGAACCATAGGTCCTTGGAAGACCGGATTGAGTGGACAGTTGCAGAAAGCCTTTATAACAG GGGTTCCCAAGCTGAATGCACCGGAGCTGGAAACTGCCTGTGAGGATTTCAGCAATATAATTGACACCATTGATGGTTGCACTGTGTACAAGGGAACATTGTCCAGTGGAGTTGAGATCGCTGTTGCTTCAACTGCTGCTATGTCTTCCAAAGACTGGTCAAAGACTGCAGAAATTGCCTTCCGCAAAAAG ATCGACACGCTGTCAcgaatcaaccataaaaactttGTCAATCTCATTGGTTATTGTGAGGAGAATGACCCTTTCAATAGGATGATGGTGTTTGAATATGCTCCAAATGGAACCCTTTTCGAGCATCTCCATG TTAAGGAAATGGAACATCTTGACTGGAGTGCAAGGATAAGGGCTATTATGGGAACAGCTTACTGTCTACAATATATGCACCATGATCTGAATCCTCCTGTTGCACATTCCAACTTGAGTTCAACTTCTATCTATTTAACAGATGATTATGCTTCCAAA ATAGCTGAGATCAGTTTCTTGCCTAGAGTTGCACCCAAGACGAAGAATTCAGACGACGATGATTTGGAACATTCTGTATTGCCACCTCTTGCTGATCCAGAGACAAACGTCTACAGTTTTGGGATATTGTTGCTCGAAATCATATCAGGAAAACTCCCATACTCGGAAGAACAAGGTCCTCTAGAGAAATGG GCTGCTGAGTATCTGAACGACAAGAAGAGCATAAGCTACATGATTGATCCAACCCTCAAGTCATTCAAAAACAATGAACTTGATGTCATCTGTGAAGTTATCCAAGACTGCATAAATCCTGATCCAAGGCAGAGACCAACAATGAGGGATGTGATTCCCAAACTGAGAGAAGTTATTGCCATTTCACCTGATCAAGCTGTACCAAGACTTTCTCCTCTCTGGTGGGCTGAACTCGaaatcttgtctgtggaggCAACTTAA
- the LOC119988815 gene encoding uncharacterized protein LOC119988815 isoform X2: protein MGERKLNFNVPLLSVRRFSTPTRSPNGDQGKAADNSMLSRRHTLSSYMAEPDLEQVTEPATVPFFWEQTPGRPKDGGPLNTKDLKVVSATSRLPSRRALEVENYSTEKHLEDRNVSRPQIEAFPSVGKMNDEEVSGSENNDDDVYSDALDTLSPSDSCSMKCSVTGLSTSDELFVRPSGTFSTDPQTRDFMMSRFLPAAKAMALEPHQYASRKQPVTVERPRQVKAVVSGNRKSPVNQYESSIIPHYSEEQEGEESEIEDENNDHSGNISAKACGFIPRLCFKNSLCLLNPVPGIKIHTHASMSSTYEVGKSTKAACIKSNSHTVKKHAEDAVYNHKSHSRAQSPKRPEVDSKLRSGSSRFSFSSDRQAILESSPFRRSRGISPYRNETPRSPFSGRGFLGVPQEDEDLRSNRLNLYNKGTSMSQELLCQSNRMQGSRQGSPMVEKTLYVDTVHIARKSYSKSGPLDAKGRMDSMGKNFKAFYKSRELEKSAISVSSPRDVKGLKSMERAHKLEHTNLGSNADSDCRVQADIPQDSYQQPKLECIKVNGYRNKDVIDDQSLKADDNGTVVSVQPPLQPPLPKTPSESWLWRTLPSITSRIPFTNSHLGSQFHPKKQHPDTSSPSSKWETIVKSSHLHHDHVRCSEELVNHASQHYQT from the exons ATGGGGGAAAGGAAATTGAATTTCAATGTACCACTTCTTTCTGTGAGGAGATTTTCCACACCGACAAGGTCTCCTAATGGTGATCAAGGGAAGGCTGCTGATAATTCTATGCTCAGCAGACGACATACACTTTCATCCTATATGGCAGAACCCGATCTGGAACAGGTTACAGAACCGGCTACTGTTCCATTTTTTTGGGAACAAACCCCTGGAAGACCCAAGGATGGTGGTCCATTAAACACCAAAGACCTTAAGGTGGTTTCTGCCACTTCAAGGCTTCCTTCAAGAAGGGCACTGGAAGTTGAAAACTATTCTACGGAAAAGCATTTAGAAGATCGAAATGTGAGTCGGCCTCAAATTGAAGCATTTCCATCGGTTGGGAAAATGAACGATGAGGAGGTTTCAGGTTCAgagaataatgatgatgatgtataTTCTGATGCGCTTGACACGCTGTCTCCCTCGGATTCCTGTTCCATGAAGTGTAGTGTTACTGGTCTGAGCACTTCTGATGAATTATTTGTGAGACCGTCAGGAACCTTCTCTACTGATCCACAAACTCGGGATTTCATGATGAGTCGCTTCTTACCTGCAGCCAAGGCGATGGCTCTAGAGCCACATCAGTATGCTTCAAGGAAGCAGCCTGTGACAGTTGAACGACCTAGGCAGGTTAAGGCAGTTGTTAGTGGTAATAGGAAATCACCTGTTAATCAGTATGAGAGTAGCATTATACCACATTATAGCGAGGAGCAAGAGGGAGAAGAAAGCGAAATTGAAGATGAAAACAATGACCATTCTGGCAACATATCAGCCAAGGCTTGTGGTTTCATTCCTCGCTTATGCTTTAAAAATTCTTTGTGCCTCTTAAATCCTGTTCCAGGGATCAAAATTCATACTCATGCTTCCATGTCTTCCACATATGAGGTTGGAAAATCTACCAAAGCTGCATGTATCAAATCTAACAGTCATACTGTGAAGAAG CATGCTGAAGATGCTGTCTATAATCACAAATCACATAGTCGAGCTCAGTCCCCTAAGCGACCAGAGGTTGATAGTAAGCTACGTAGTGGCTCAAGCAGGTTTAGTTTTTCAAGTGACAGACAAGCAATACTTGAGTCATCTCCCTTCAGGCGCTCTCGGGGGATATCTCCTTATCGAAATGAAACACCTAGGTCTCCCTTCAGTGGACGGGGTTTCCTTGGTGTTCCTCAAGAAGATGaggatttgagatcaaatagatTGAATTTGTATAACAAGGGCACTAGTATGTCTCAGGAATTATTGTGTCAAAGCAACCGTATGCAAGGGTCTCGCCAAGGGAGCCCAATGGTTGAAAAGACCTTGTATGTAGATACTGTACATATTGCACgaaaatcatactcaaaatcaGGTCCTTTAGACGCAAAGGGGCGAATGGATTCTATGGGCAAGAATTTTAAGGCTTTTTACAAAAGCAGAGAATTGGAGAAGAGTGCTATTTCAGTATCTTCTCCCCGCGATGTTAAAGGCCTAAAATCCATGGAGCGAGCACACAAATTGGAACACACAAATTTGGGTTCTAATGCTGATTCAGATTGCAGGGTCCAAGCAGACATTCCACAAGACTCATATCAGCAGCCTAAGTTGGAATGTATCAAAGTGAATGGTTACAGAAATAAAGATGTTATCGATGATCAAAGTTTAAAAGCAGATGATAATGGAACTGTTGTTTCTGTACAGCCTCCTCTTCAGCCTCCTTTACCAAAGACACCTTCTGAGTCTTGGCTTTGGCGTACCCTGCCTTCAATAACCTCCAGAATCCCTTTCACCAATTCTCATCTTGGCAGTCAATTTCATCCTAAAAAACAGCATCCGGACACATCCTCCCCTAGTTCCAAGTGGGAAACCATTGTAAAATCTTCCCATCTGCATCATGATCATGTTCGCTGCTCTGAG GAGTTGGTAAATCACGCTTCTCAGCACTACCAAACATAA